The DNA window gcgacatgccgatctttttaaccaaatcacggcttgagacgttgggatttgttttaatcatccgcttcacctttccctccgtctttttgtcctccggtcccggttttcttccagctcctttgctgtggtccaacgtcaactgctcctggaaccgcttcaacactctggagacggttaaatggtgaatgttcaacatgtttcccaactgccggtgcgacaggtcaggaaattccaggtgtttggaaagaatttgttctctcgactcgcgttggttcacctccattttcgttgaatcgaaaaacacgacttcgagtttgacagcatgtaaacaatacacatcaatgagaaagtttgcaaaatttggttgatttttacccaatggtaaaaaagttatgctctgttgaatgtgtcgcaataatttcgtgttcgccctttattagtTTTCTCCGTGACTTGCTAGTTGCGAACTGGTCGGCCTTCCACCGAACGAGTTGCTTCGTTCGCCTCTGTGCCCGTTGGTTCCACGCGGTCAAAATTTGGTCCGGAAATAACACCCTGGGTAATCATTTAATTAGTCATGCTTGTGATCAGAGCGGTAAGTTTTGTTGTTTACTCCAATGCTGGAGGTTCGGTGCGCTTTCCGCATTGTGCGTCGTCTGCCTCCAGGTTCGATGTGGAATCGAACTGCTACCGATCCACGCAATGTGTCTTCGTCGATTGCACACAGCCAGTGAGTACGGGGTGTGCCCCGAGTATTGAACGCAGATTTTTTTCTCTAATACACCGAGCACTCGGTAGTCTACTTTTTTCAGTGCCCATGTCTCAAGGCAGTACAGAGCAGCAGGGAGTATCAGCAATTTGTATAGAACATGTTTTATCCGCATCTGTAGTCTACGGAACTTTACCTAACTAATCGAATAATACTTTGGATACGTTGTCTTCCCAGCAAAATTAGTGTTAACAATTCAGCTCGAATTGCCTTAGTCGGGATATTCTGTTCAGTTCATTCATTATTGTTTATTGAACCAAACGATGACCACGCTGCAAAACAAAAGGATAGCTGTAAGGTTGGCGCTTTTGTTTACGAAAATGATGCAGTGGCTCAATTCCGTATTTGTACATCCTTTATGTATTGGTTTGATACGGTCTCAGAACTTCTTGCGCTAtggaaaatttatattattgttATCTAAGCCATACAAGTTTTCGTTCTCTATATGAAGtgaattatttatttgatgATGGTTTCATTGTATTTCGAACGACACACTTAACTTCGTTCGTCCATCATTGTTCAGAAAATCTTTGCCCTCGGTGTTAACAGTTGTTCTTAATATGTATACCTTCAGTCGTTGTACACGAACCAGAACAACAGGAAGTTCCTGCATTGACGTCTAGCGCCATCAGATCATTTTTAGCTTCTTCGACGAGAATATCCGTATTCGATTACTACATCGTGAACAACCGAGATCATGTAGTCTTCGTGGATAATCCAGCATGTGAGTAAATTAATGTTGATGCTGAAAGTTCTCTTAATACTTGCATTCAAATCCGTAGTATGTGCAGCTGTGCAGAAAGGCGTCACTCTTCTTCTGGACTTCACCTGGACCGACAGTAACAAAATCATGACAGCAGCTGATAACCTCAATATTCCATACATACACGCGGACGTATCATCTCAAACGTTCCTGAAAATAATGGAAAACTATCTACGGGCCCGTGGTGCTAATGATGTTGTCTACATCTTCGACAGTGCCCAGAATGCAGATTCCGCAATCTACTTTCTCATAACGGAATCGCAACTTCGAACGATCATATTCGACCGTCTCTCCAACAGTTCTATCCAACGAATCAAAGCCGTTCGACCTTACCCTTCGTTTTTCGCTATGGTGGCCGGCACGGTACAGATGAATGAGCTATTCAGAAATGCACTGGCGGGCGGGTTGATCGGAAAGCCGGATAAATGGAATCTAATATTTACCGATAGCATGACGGATAGGTTTGAATACAAGGGGATGTTTCCGACGATGAGTCGTTTGTTGATGGATAACAGCACGTGTTGCCTGTTATTAAATCTAAACAAGGACTGTACTTGCCCAGCAGATTTTAAACCGTGGGAAGCTCATCTACAGAACGTTGTAAGGAAAGTTCTGGAGAATTCTAAGAAAGATCAATTGCCGTTGGTTACACGGGATGACTGTAACAGTACTACTTCAAATGCAAATGACACTATTGATATTTCTAACCTAATGGGAGATCTTAGAAAAGACGTTCGATTCTGGATGCCCGATGGTAGTCGAATGGTGCGCTacaatttgaacatttcaaTTTGGACTTCTACCGAAGACGTCGAAACTGAAGCCATTCACGTAGGCCAAATCGAGAGAGGTCTCGTAGCACCTTATGACGGACTGAGTATAAAGCCGACGAAAAGATATTTTCGTGTAGGAACAACGGAGGTAAGTACACGATTGTTTCCGTATGGGAAAGTTTATCGTTGGAGTAAATATTTTCGATTATCGTTCCAGTCTATCCCGTGGGCCTATCGTAAACGCGATCCTCTCACTAACGAAGTCATGGTTGATCCTTCCGGCGAGCCGATATGGGAGGGTTACTGCATCGACTTCCTGCAGCAGCTGTCGAAAATCATGAACTTCGATTACGACTTGGTCCATCCGAAGCAGGGAACTTTCGGCAGAAGGGATGCGTCAGGTAATTGGGACGGATTGGTTGGTGATATGGTAGTTGGTGAGATTGACTTCGCCATGGCTTCGATGAAGATGACTGCTGAACGCGAAGAAGTAGTTGACTTTGTAGCGCCGTACTTTGAACAAACTGGGATACTGATTGTGATGCGAAAGCCTGTGCGAGAGACTTCACTGTTTAAGTTTATGACAGTTCTACGCCTGGAAGTGTGGCTAAGTATCTTGCTAGCGATCGTAGCTACTGCTGTAATGTTATGGCTGCTGGACAAGTTCTCGCCGTACAGTGCTA is part of the Topomyia yanbarensis strain Yona2022 chromosome 1, ASM3024719v1, whole genome shotgun sequence genome and encodes:
- the LOC131681746 gene encoding uncharacterized protein LOC131681746, which gives rise to MVRFVMWSRWTKLMFANFLLAYCFGLGSPDVPATVFDENGNMVIGIVVVHEPEQQEVPALTSSAIRSFLASSTRISVFDYYIVNNRDHVVFVDNPALCAAVQKGVTLLLDFTWTDSNKIMTAADNLNIPYIHADVSSQTFLKIMENYLRARGANDVVYIFDSAQNADSAIYFLITESQLRTIIFDRLSNSSIQRIKAVRPYPSFFAMVAGTVQMNELFRNALAGGLIGKPDKWNLIFTDSMTDRFEYKGMFPTMSRLLMDNSTCCLLLNLNKDCTCPADFKPWEAHLQNVVRKVLENSKKDQLPLVTRDDCNSTTSNANDTIDISNLMGDLRKDVRFWMPDGSRMVRYNLNISIWTSTEDVETEAIHVGQIERGLVAPYDGLSIKPTKRYFRVGTTESIPWAYRKRDPLTNEVMVDPSGEPIWEGYCIDFLQQLSKIMNFDYDLVHPKQGTFGRRDASGNWDGLVGDMVVGEIDFAMASMKMTAEREEVVDFVAPYFEQTGILIVMRKPVRETSLFKFMTVLRLEVWLSILLAIVATAVMLWLLDKFSPYSARNNKTAYPYDCRDFTLKESFWFALTSFTPQGGGEAPKALSGRTLVAAYWLFVVLMLATFTANLAAFLTVERMQTPVQSLEQLSRQSRIKYTVVEGSDTHDYFKNMKNAEDVLYQMWRNLTLSSGNDQAQYRVWDYPIKEQYINILAAIESAKPVSSAEAGFKRVNERLEADFAFVHDSAEVKYEISRNCNLTEVGEVFAEQPYAIAVQQGSHLQDELSYYILELQKERFFESLTAKFWNNSVRGVCPNTDDSEGITLESLGGVFIATLVGLALAMITLAGEVLYYRRKQKLGKIIRVEPTGKQTGAIMDKKSLTFKNLLDTDLKNNLNKKDKTMSKEITIGSKFVPASEKQQKISYINVFPRNPIH